From the genome of Lagopus muta isolate bLagMut1 chromosome 22, bLagMut1 primary, whole genome shotgun sequence, one region includes:
- the IGSF9B gene encoding protein turtle homolog B isoform X1: MIWYVAALVASVLGARGLSVQGALGSREEPEFVTARAGESVILGCDVIHPLTGQPPPYVVEWFKFGVPIPIFIKFGFYPPHVDPGYAGRASLHDKASLRIEQVRSEDQGWYECKVLMLDQQYDTFHNGSWVHLTVNAPPTFTETPPQYVEAKEGSSITLTCMAFGNPKPIVTWLREGELLAAGPKYQVSDGSLTVLSVSREDRGAYTCRAYSIQGEAVHTTRLLVQGPPFIVSPPENITVNISQDALFTCQAEAYPGNLTYLWYWEEENVYFKNDLKLRVRILIDGTLIIFRVKPEDAGKYTCIPSNSLGRSPSASAYLTVQYPARVVNMPPIIYIPIGIHGYIRCPVEAEPPVTLVKWNKDGRPLRIEKYSGWNLLEDGSIRIEEATEDALGTYTCVPYNALGTMGQSPPARLVLKDPPYFTVLPGWEYRQEAGRELLIPCAAAGDPFPIIAWRKVGKPSRSKHNTLPGGTLQIRSLGKDDHGEWECIATNVVASITASTHLTVVGTSPHAPTSVHVVVAMTSANVSWEPGYDGGYEQTFSVWYGPLMKRAQFGPHDWLSLPVPAGSSWLLVDTLEPETAYQFSVLAQNKLGTSSFSEVVTVNTLAFPVTTPEPLVLVTPPRCLTANRTQQGVLLSWLPPANHSFPIDRYVMEFRIGERWEILDDAILGTESEFFAKDLSQDTWYEFRVLAVMQDLISEPSNVAGVSSTDVFPQPDLTDEGLARPVLAGIVATICFLAAAILFSTLAACFVNKQRKRKLKRKKDPPLSITHCRKSLESPLSSGKVSPESIRTLRPPSESSDDQGPQAKRMLSPTKEKELSLYKKTKRAISSKKYSVSKAEAEAEATTPIELISRGPDGRFVMDPAEMEPSLKTRRIEGFPFVEETDMYPEFRQSDEENDDPVVPASVTALKAQLTPLSSSQESYLQPPAYSPRFHRALEGPGALQATGQARPPAPRAFHHQFYGYLSSSSPGEVDPPPFYMPEVSPLSSVMSSPPLHPEGPFGHPTIPEENGENASNSTLPLAQTPTGGRSPEPWGLPFGSLEASPAATFPPQLQQCEAAAEGSQPTGCLPRGPPPSSLQVVPASYPGILPLEAPKSWTGKSPSRGQPSVPTTTKWQDKPMQPMGCQGQLRHTSQGMGIPVLPYHEPSEPVGHSGTSTFSLDTRWYEPQPRPRPSPRQVRRAEPSLHQVVLQPSRLSPLTQSPLSSRNSSPELTARARPRPGLIQQAEVSEITLQPPAAVSFSRKSTPSTGSPAPSSRGESPSYRPATAFTSLTTGFSGSQGSSLPADTMDVFGDIPSPRRASEEILRPEPTSTTVATSGKRPSPSWDAAAPERLEALKYQRIKKPKKSSKGSSKSRKQSNGSASQVQHLPSSQVLWPDEAVCLRKKKRHPRQDPFARLSALKDDLCHRQLPEDQTAILNSVDHDDPSGHATLL; encoded by the exons GTGCCCTCGGCTCAAGGGAGGAACCCGAGTTTGTGACCGCTCGCGCTGGCGAGAGCGTGATCCTGGGATGCGACGTCATCCACCCGCTGACGGGACAGCCGCCTCCCTATGTGGTGGAATGGTTCAAGTTcggtgtccccatccccatcttcaTCAAGTTTGGGTTTTACCCTCCCCATGTCGACCCGGGGTATGCAG gcagggccagccTGCACGACAAGGCATCCCTGCGCATTGAGCAGGTGCGCTCCGAGGACCAGGGCTGGTATGAGTGCAAAGTGCTGATGCTGGACCAGCAGTACGACACCTTCCACAACGGCAGCTGGGTGCACCTGACGGTCAATG caccCCCCACCTTCACGGAGACACCACCGCAGTACGTGGAGGCAAAGGAGGGCAGCAGCATCACCCTGACCTGCATGGCATTCGGCAACCCCAAGCCCATCGTCACCTGGCTGCGAGAGGGCGAGCTGCTGGCCGCTGGCCCCAAGTACCAG GTCAGTGATGGCAGCCTGACGGTGCTTTCTGTCAGTCGGGAGGACAGAGGTGCCTACACCTGCCGGGCATACAGCATCCAGGGGGAGGCTGTGCACACCACACGTCTGCTGGTCCAAG GACCTCCCTTCATCGTTTCCCCTCCGGAGAACATCACAGTGAACATCTCTCAGGATGCACTGTTCACCTGCCAGGCCGAGGCGTATCCCGGGAACCTCACCTACCTGTGGTACTGGGAGGAGGAGAATGTCTACTTCAAGAA TGACCTGAAGCTGAGGGTGCGGATCCTGATTGATGGCACGCTGATCATTTTCCGGGTGAAGCCAGAAGATGCTGGAAAATACACCTGTATCCCCAGCAACAGCCTGGGCCGCTCGCCGTCTGCCTCCGCCTACCTGACGGTGCAGT ATCCTGCCCGTGTGGTGAACATGCCCCCCATCATCTACATTCCCATCGGGATCCACGGTTACATCCGCTGCCCCGTGGAGGCAGAGCCCCCGGTCACGCTGGTCAAGTGGAACAAGGATGGCCGACCCCTGCGCATCGAGAAG TACTCTGGCTGGAACCTGCTGGAAGATGGGTCGATCCGAATTGAGGAGGCAACCGAAGATGCTCTCGGCACTTACACCTGTGTGCCTTATAACGCCCTGGGTACGATGGGCCAGTCTCCCCCTGCCCGACTGGTACTGAAG GACCCCCCCTATTTCACGGTGCTACCAGGCTGGGAGTACAGacaggaggcagggagggagctgTTGATTCCTTGTGCTGCTGCGGGAGACCCCTTTCCTATCATCGCCTGGAGAAAG GTAGGGAAGCCCAGCAGGAGCAAGCACAACACGCTGCCCGGCGGCACCCTGCAGATCCGCTCCCTTGGCAAGGACGACCATGGCGAGTGGGAGTGCATCGCCACCAACGTCGTCGCAAGCATTACTGCCAGCACTCACCTTACAGTTGTAG GCACAAGCCCTCATGCCCCTACCAGCGTGCATGTTGTGGTTGCCATGACCTCTGCCAATGTCTCCTGGGAGCCCGGCTACGACGGTGGATATGAGCAGACTTTCTCAGTTTGGTACGGCCCTCT GATGAAGAGAGCCCAGTTTGGCCCCCATGACTGGCTGTCTCTTCCTGTGCCAGCTGGTTCCAGTTGGCTACTGGTGGATACACTGGAACCGGAGACCGCATACCAGTTCAGTGTCTTGGCTCAGAACAAGCTGGGCACCAGCTCCTTCAGTGAGGTGGTCACTGTGAACACTCTAG CATTCCCTGTAACAACTCCAGAGCCTCTGGTGTTGGTTACCCCACCGAGGTGCCTAACAGCCAACCGGACACAGCAAGGCGTCCTCCTGTCGTGGCTTCCTCCTGCTAACCACAGCTTTCCGATTGACCGCTACGTCATGGAGTTCCGCATTGGGGAGAGGTGGGAGATCCTGGACGATGCCATCCTTGGGACCGAGAGCGAGTTCTTTGCCAAGGACTTGTCCCAG GACACTTGGTATGAGTTCCGGGTCCTGGCAGTCATGCAAGATCTCATCAGCGAACCCAGTAACGTTGCTGGTGTGTCCAGTACAG aCGTATTCCCTCAGCCCGACCTGACGGACGAAGGTTTAGCCCGCCCGGTGCTGGCTGGCATCGTTGCCACCATCTGCTTCCTGGCTGCTGCCATCCTCTTCAGCACACTCGCCGCCTGCTTTGTCAACAAGCAACGCAAACGCAAACTGAAGCGCAAGAAAG ACCCTCCTCTCTCGATAACCCACTGCAGGAAGAGTTTGGAGTCCCC GTTGTCTTCTGGCAAGGTGAGTCCGGAGAGCATCCGCACGCTCCGTCCCCCGTCCGAGTCCTCTGACGACCAAGGCCCGCAGGCCAAGCGGATGCTGAGCCCCACCAAGGAGAAAGAGCTTTCCCTCTACAAGAAAACCAAGCGAGCCATCAGCAGCAAGAAGTACAGCGTCTCCAAGGCGGAGGCCGAAGCTGAGGCCACCACCCCCATCGAGCTCATCAGCCGCGGACCGGATGGCCGCTTTGTCATGGACCCGGCGGAGATGGAGCCCTCGTTGAAGACGCGGAGGATCGAGGGCTTCCCCTTCGTGGAGGAGACGGACATGTACCCCGAGTTCCGGCAGTCGGATGAGGAGAACGACGACCCTGTCGTCCCAGCCTCCGTCACAGCCCTCAAGGCCCAGCTCACCCCTCTCTCTTCCAGCCAGGAGTCCTACCTTCAGCCACCAGCATACAGCCCCCGGTTCCACCGGGCGCTGGAGGGTCCCGGCGCCCTGCAGGCCACAGGCCAGGCCCGTCCGCCGGCCCCCCGGGCTTTCCACCACCAGTTTTACGGTtacctcagcagcagcagccccggGGAGGTGGACCCGCCGCCCTTCTACATGCCAGAAGTCAGCCCTCTGAGCTCGGTCATGTCCTCCCCGCCGCTGCACCCCGAGGGGCCCTTTGGACACCCCACCATCCCCGAGGAGAACGGGGAGAACGCCTCCAACAGCACGCTGCCCCTGGCCCAGACCCCCACGGGGGGCCGGTCCCCCGAGCCCTGGGGGCTCCCCTTCGGCAGCCTGGAAGCGTCCCCCGCGGCGACGTTCCCccctcagctccagcagtgcgAGGCGGCGGCCGAGGGCTCCCAGCCCACCGGTTGTCTTCCTCGGGGGCCGcctccttcctctcttcagGTCGTCCCCGCATCCTACCCGGGCATCCTGCCCCTGGAGGCACCAAAGAGTTGGACTGGCAAGTCACCCAGCAGGGGCCAACCCTCTGTGCCCACCACCACCAAGTGGCAGGACAAACCTATGCAACCCATGGGATGTCAAGGGCAGCTAAGACATACCAGTCAAGGTATGGGCATACCTGTGTTGCCTTACCACGAACCGTCCGAGCCCGTCGGCCACAGCGGCACAAGCACATTCAGCCTGGACACCAGGTGGTACGAGCCCCAGCCCCGACCTCGGCCCAGCCCTCGGCAGGTCAGGAGGGCTGAGCCCAGTTTACATCAGGTGGTGCTACAACCTTCGAGGCTTTCTCCTCTGACCCAAAGCCCCCTCAGCTCCCGCAACAGCTCCCCGGAGCTGACCGCCCGCGCCAGGCCCCGTCCGGGCCTCATCCAGCAGGCTGAGGTGTCAGAGatcaccctgcagcctcccGCAGCGGTCAGCTTCTCCCGCAAGTCCACGCCGTCCACCGGATCCCCCGCGCCGAGCAGCCGGGGGGAGAGCCCCAGCTACCGACCTGCCACAGCCTTCACCTCGCTGACCACCGGCTTTTCTGGCTCCCAGGGCTCCTCCCTGCCCGCGGACACCATGGATGTTTTTGGAGACATCCCCTCTCCAAGGAGGGCTAGCGAGGAGATTCTCAGACCGGAGCCCACATCGACTACGGTAGCCACCTCGGG aAAACGTCCATCTCCGTCCTGGGACGCTGCTGCACCTGAGAGGCTCGAAGCTCTGAAATACCAGCGGATAAAGAAGCCCAAAAAGTCATCCAAGGGCTCCTCGAAATCCAGAAAACAATCCA ACGGCTCTGCCTCCCAGGTTCAGCACCTTCCCAGCTCTCAGGTACTGTGGCCTGACGAGGCTGTCTGCCTCCGAAAGAAGAAGAGACACCCTCGTCAGGACCCCTTTGCCCGCCTCTCGGCGCTGAAGGACGACCTCTGCCACCGGCAGCTCCCTGAGGACCAGACAGCCATCCTCAACAGCGTGGACCACGACGACCCCAGCGGGCACGCCACTTTGCTTTAG
- the IGSF9B gene encoding protein turtle homolog B isoform X3, with protein sequence MPSPLLSQPGALGSREEPEFVTARAGESVILGCDVIHPLTGQPPPYVVEWFKFGVPIPIFIKFGFYPPHVDPGYAGRASLHDKASLRIEQVRSEDQGWYECKVLMLDQQYDTFHNGSWVHLTVNAPPTFTETPPQYVEAKEGSSITLTCMAFGNPKPIVTWLREGELLAAGPKYQVSDGSLTVLSVSREDRGAYTCRAYSIQGEAVHTTRLLVQGPPFIVSPPENITVNISQDALFTCQAEAYPGNLTYLWYWEEENVYFKNDLKLRVRILIDGTLIIFRVKPEDAGKYTCIPSNSLGRSPSASAYLTVQYPARVVNMPPIIYIPIGIHGYIRCPVEAEPPVTLVKWNKDGRPLRIEKYSGWNLLEDGSIRIEEATEDALGTYTCVPYNALGTMGQSPPARLVLKDPPYFTVLPGWEYRQEAGRELLIPCAAAGDPFPIIAWRKVGKPSRSKHNTLPGGTLQIRSLGKDDHGEWECIATNVVASITASTHLTVVGTSPHAPTSVHVVVAMTSANVSWEPGYDGGYEQTFSVWYGPLMKRAQFGPHDWLSLPVPAGSSWLLVDTLEPETAYQFSVLAQNKLGTSSFSEVVTVNTLAFPVTTPEPLVLVTPPRCLTANRTQQGVLLSWLPPANHSFPIDRYVMEFRIGERWEILDDAILGTESEFFAKDLSQDTWYEFRVLAVMQDLISEPSNVAGVSSTDVFPQPDLTDEGLARPVLAGIVATICFLAAAILFSTLAACFVNKQRKRKLKRKKDPPLSITHCRKSLESPLSSGKVSPESIRTLRPPSESSDDQGPQAKRMLSPTKEKELSLYKKTKRAISSKKYSVSKAEAEAEATTPIELISRGPDGRFVMDPAEMEPSLKTRRIEGFPFVEETDMYPEFRQSDEENDDPVVPASVTALKAQLTPLSSSQESYLQPPAYSPRFHRALEGPGALQATGQARPPAPRAFHHQFYGYLSSSSPGEVDPPPFYMPEVSPLSSVMSSPPLHPEGPFGHPTIPEENGENASNSTLPLAQTPTGGRSPEPWGLPFGSLEASPAATFPPQLQQCEAAAEGSQPTGCLPRGPPPSSLQVVPASYPGILPLEAPKSWTGKSPSRGQPSVPTTTKWQDKPMQPMGCQGQLRHTSQGMGIPVLPYHEPSEPVGHSGTSTFSLDTRWYEPQPRPRPSPRQVRRAEPSLHQVVLQPSRLSPLTQSPLSSRNSSPELTARARPRPGLIQQAEVSEITLQPPAAVSFSRKSTPSTGSPAPSSRGESPSYRPATAFTSLTTGFSGSQGSSLPADTMDVFGDIPSPRRASEEILRPEPTSTTVATSGKRPSPSWDAAAPERLEALKYQRIKKPKKSSKGSSKSRKQSNGSASQVQHLPSSQVLWPDEAVCLRKKKRHPRQDPFARLSALKDDLCHRQLPEDQTAILNSVDHDDPSGHATLL encoded by the exons GTGCCCTCGGCTCAAGGGAGGAACCCGAGTTTGTGACCGCTCGCGCTGGCGAGAGCGTGATCCTGGGATGCGACGTCATCCACCCGCTGACGGGACAGCCGCCTCCCTATGTGGTGGAATGGTTCAAGTTcggtgtccccatccccatcttcaTCAAGTTTGGGTTTTACCCTCCCCATGTCGACCCGGGGTATGCAG gcagggccagccTGCACGACAAGGCATCCCTGCGCATTGAGCAGGTGCGCTCCGAGGACCAGGGCTGGTATGAGTGCAAAGTGCTGATGCTGGACCAGCAGTACGACACCTTCCACAACGGCAGCTGGGTGCACCTGACGGTCAATG caccCCCCACCTTCACGGAGACACCACCGCAGTACGTGGAGGCAAAGGAGGGCAGCAGCATCACCCTGACCTGCATGGCATTCGGCAACCCCAAGCCCATCGTCACCTGGCTGCGAGAGGGCGAGCTGCTGGCCGCTGGCCCCAAGTACCAG GTCAGTGATGGCAGCCTGACGGTGCTTTCTGTCAGTCGGGAGGACAGAGGTGCCTACACCTGCCGGGCATACAGCATCCAGGGGGAGGCTGTGCACACCACACGTCTGCTGGTCCAAG GACCTCCCTTCATCGTTTCCCCTCCGGAGAACATCACAGTGAACATCTCTCAGGATGCACTGTTCACCTGCCAGGCCGAGGCGTATCCCGGGAACCTCACCTACCTGTGGTACTGGGAGGAGGAGAATGTCTACTTCAAGAA TGACCTGAAGCTGAGGGTGCGGATCCTGATTGATGGCACGCTGATCATTTTCCGGGTGAAGCCAGAAGATGCTGGAAAATACACCTGTATCCCCAGCAACAGCCTGGGCCGCTCGCCGTCTGCCTCCGCCTACCTGACGGTGCAGT ATCCTGCCCGTGTGGTGAACATGCCCCCCATCATCTACATTCCCATCGGGATCCACGGTTACATCCGCTGCCCCGTGGAGGCAGAGCCCCCGGTCACGCTGGTCAAGTGGAACAAGGATGGCCGACCCCTGCGCATCGAGAAG TACTCTGGCTGGAACCTGCTGGAAGATGGGTCGATCCGAATTGAGGAGGCAACCGAAGATGCTCTCGGCACTTACACCTGTGTGCCTTATAACGCCCTGGGTACGATGGGCCAGTCTCCCCCTGCCCGACTGGTACTGAAG GACCCCCCCTATTTCACGGTGCTACCAGGCTGGGAGTACAGacaggaggcagggagggagctgTTGATTCCTTGTGCTGCTGCGGGAGACCCCTTTCCTATCATCGCCTGGAGAAAG GTAGGGAAGCCCAGCAGGAGCAAGCACAACACGCTGCCCGGCGGCACCCTGCAGATCCGCTCCCTTGGCAAGGACGACCATGGCGAGTGGGAGTGCATCGCCACCAACGTCGTCGCAAGCATTACTGCCAGCACTCACCTTACAGTTGTAG GCACAAGCCCTCATGCCCCTACCAGCGTGCATGTTGTGGTTGCCATGACCTCTGCCAATGTCTCCTGGGAGCCCGGCTACGACGGTGGATATGAGCAGACTTTCTCAGTTTGGTACGGCCCTCT GATGAAGAGAGCCCAGTTTGGCCCCCATGACTGGCTGTCTCTTCCTGTGCCAGCTGGTTCCAGTTGGCTACTGGTGGATACACTGGAACCGGAGACCGCATACCAGTTCAGTGTCTTGGCTCAGAACAAGCTGGGCACCAGCTCCTTCAGTGAGGTGGTCACTGTGAACACTCTAG CATTCCCTGTAACAACTCCAGAGCCTCTGGTGTTGGTTACCCCACCGAGGTGCCTAACAGCCAACCGGACACAGCAAGGCGTCCTCCTGTCGTGGCTTCCTCCTGCTAACCACAGCTTTCCGATTGACCGCTACGTCATGGAGTTCCGCATTGGGGAGAGGTGGGAGATCCTGGACGATGCCATCCTTGGGACCGAGAGCGAGTTCTTTGCCAAGGACTTGTCCCAG GACACTTGGTATGAGTTCCGGGTCCTGGCAGTCATGCAAGATCTCATCAGCGAACCCAGTAACGTTGCTGGTGTGTCCAGTACAG aCGTATTCCCTCAGCCCGACCTGACGGACGAAGGTTTAGCCCGCCCGGTGCTGGCTGGCATCGTTGCCACCATCTGCTTCCTGGCTGCTGCCATCCTCTTCAGCACACTCGCCGCCTGCTTTGTCAACAAGCAACGCAAACGCAAACTGAAGCGCAAGAAAG ACCCTCCTCTCTCGATAACCCACTGCAGGAAGAGTTTGGAGTCCCC GTTGTCTTCTGGCAAGGTGAGTCCGGAGAGCATCCGCACGCTCCGTCCCCCGTCCGAGTCCTCTGACGACCAAGGCCCGCAGGCCAAGCGGATGCTGAGCCCCACCAAGGAGAAAGAGCTTTCCCTCTACAAGAAAACCAAGCGAGCCATCAGCAGCAAGAAGTACAGCGTCTCCAAGGCGGAGGCCGAAGCTGAGGCCACCACCCCCATCGAGCTCATCAGCCGCGGACCGGATGGCCGCTTTGTCATGGACCCGGCGGAGATGGAGCCCTCGTTGAAGACGCGGAGGATCGAGGGCTTCCCCTTCGTGGAGGAGACGGACATGTACCCCGAGTTCCGGCAGTCGGATGAGGAGAACGACGACCCTGTCGTCCCAGCCTCCGTCACAGCCCTCAAGGCCCAGCTCACCCCTCTCTCTTCCAGCCAGGAGTCCTACCTTCAGCCACCAGCATACAGCCCCCGGTTCCACCGGGCGCTGGAGGGTCCCGGCGCCCTGCAGGCCACAGGCCAGGCCCGTCCGCCGGCCCCCCGGGCTTTCCACCACCAGTTTTACGGTtacctcagcagcagcagccccggGGAGGTGGACCCGCCGCCCTTCTACATGCCAGAAGTCAGCCCTCTGAGCTCGGTCATGTCCTCCCCGCCGCTGCACCCCGAGGGGCCCTTTGGACACCCCACCATCCCCGAGGAGAACGGGGAGAACGCCTCCAACAGCACGCTGCCCCTGGCCCAGACCCCCACGGGGGGCCGGTCCCCCGAGCCCTGGGGGCTCCCCTTCGGCAGCCTGGAAGCGTCCCCCGCGGCGACGTTCCCccctcagctccagcagtgcgAGGCGGCGGCCGAGGGCTCCCAGCCCACCGGTTGTCTTCCTCGGGGGCCGcctccttcctctcttcagGTCGTCCCCGCATCCTACCCGGGCATCCTGCCCCTGGAGGCACCAAAGAGTTGGACTGGCAAGTCACCCAGCAGGGGCCAACCCTCTGTGCCCACCACCACCAAGTGGCAGGACAAACCTATGCAACCCATGGGATGTCAAGGGCAGCTAAGACATACCAGTCAAGGTATGGGCATACCTGTGTTGCCTTACCACGAACCGTCCGAGCCCGTCGGCCACAGCGGCACAAGCACATTCAGCCTGGACACCAGGTGGTACGAGCCCCAGCCCCGACCTCGGCCCAGCCCTCGGCAGGTCAGGAGGGCTGAGCCCAGTTTACATCAGGTGGTGCTACAACCTTCGAGGCTTTCTCCTCTGACCCAAAGCCCCCTCAGCTCCCGCAACAGCTCCCCGGAGCTGACCGCCCGCGCCAGGCCCCGTCCGGGCCTCATCCAGCAGGCTGAGGTGTCAGAGatcaccctgcagcctcccGCAGCGGTCAGCTTCTCCCGCAAGTCCACGCCGTCCACCGGATCCCCCGCGCCGAGCAGCCGGGGGGAGAGCCCCAGCTACCGACCTGCCACAGCCTTCACCTCGCTGACCACCGGCTTTTCTGGCTCCCAGGGCTCCTCCCTGCCCGCGGACACCATGGATGTTTTTGGAGACATCCCCTCTCCAAGGAGGGCTAGCGAGGAGATTCTCAGACCGGAGCCCACATCGACTACGGTAGCCACCTCGGG aAAACGTCCATCTCCGTCCTGGGACGCTGCTGCACCTGAGAGGCTCGAAGCTCTGAAATACCAGCGGATAAAGAAGCCCAAAAAGTCATCCAAGGGCTCCTCGAAATCCAGAAAACAATCCA ACGGCTCTGCCTCCCAGGTTCAGCACCTTCCCAGCTCTCAGGTACTGTGGCCTGACGAGGCTGTCTGCCTCCGAAAGAAGAAGAGACACCCTCGTCAGGACCCCTTTGCCCGCCTCTCGGCGCTGAAGGACGACCTCTGCCACCGGCAGCTCCCTGAGGACCAGACAGCCATCCTCAACAGCGTGGACCACGACGACCCCAGCGGGCACGCCACTTTGCTTTAG